A genomic stretch from Oleomonas cavernae includes:
- a CDS encoding HypC/HybG/HupF family hydrogenase formation chaperone — translation MCLGIPGRIVAIDDPVRKLATVDVSGVRRQVNIACIVDENHSVASCVGDWVLVHVGFAMSRINEAQAAETLKILVELGEAQAEIEAMRRSAAG, via the coding sequence ATGTGCCTAGGAATTCCCGGCCGCATCGTGGCTATCGACGATCCCGTGCGCAAGCTGGCCACGGTCGATGTCAGCGGGGTGCGGCGGCAGGTCAACATCGCCTGCATCGTCGACGAGAACCATTCGGTCGCGTCCTGCGTCGGCGACTGGGTCCTGGTTCATGTCGGCTTTGCCATGAGTCGGATCAACGAGGCCCAGGCGGCCGAGACCCTGAAGATCCTGGTGGAACTGGGCGAGGCGCAGGCCGAGATCGAGGCCATGCGCCGGTCGGCCGCGGGCTGA
- a CDS encoding D-sedoheptulose-7-phosphate isomerase → MSTQTELQALYPFLHGKPQDARRLDAALLSSIAEKARDSREANARFFETQADTLLAIARTIALTYRRNGRLFAMGNGGSSCDAAHVTVEFVHPVTAGRPALAAINLVADVAQMTAVGNDVGFEHVFLRQLGALGRAGDALVGFSTSGNSANLLATFAKAREMDIATVGFCGGSGGRMAAAGVLDHCVVVPTSSIHRTQECHVTAYHIVWDLVHTLLADDRGSAAMGVSP, encoded by the coding sequence ATGTCGACGCAGACCGAACTCCAGGCACTCTACCCCTTCCTGCACGGCAAGCCGCAGGACGCCCGCCGGCTCGACGCCGCGCTCTTGTCCTCGATCGCCGAGAAGGCGCGGGACTCGCGCGAGGCCAATGCGCGCTTCTTCGAGACCCAGGCGGATACGCTGCTGGCCATTGCCCGCACCATCGCCCTGACCTATCGCCGCAACGGCCGGCTGTTTGCCATGGGCAATGGCGGCTCCAGTTGCGACGCTGCCCATGTCACGGTCGAATTCGTCCACCCGGTGACCGCCGGCCGGCCGGCCCTGGCCGCGATCAACTTGGTGGCCGATGTCGCCCAGATGACGGCGGTTGGTAATGATGTGGGTTTCGAGCATGTTTTCCTGCGCCAGTTGGGCGCCCTGGGGCGGGCCGGCGATGCCCTGGTCGGCTTTTCCACCAGCGGCAATTCGGCCAACCTCCTCGCGACCTTCGCCAAGGCGCGGGAGATGGACATTGCCACCGTCGGTTTTTGCGGCGGCAGCGGCGGGCGGATGGCGGCCGCCGGCGTGCTCGACCATTGCGTGGTGGTGCCCACCAGTTCGATCCACCGCACCCAGGAATGCCACGTCACCGCTTATCATATCGTCTGGGACCTGGTGCATACCTTGCTGGCCGACGACCGCGGCTCGGCGGCGATGGGAGTGAGCCCATGA
- the hypD gene encoding hydrogenase formation protein HypD, which yields MKYVDEFRDRDKARSLIREIEAVVATIEVARHRPINIMEVCGGHTHSIFRYGLEGMLPRQIELIHGPGCPVCVLPMGRVDDCVAIAETPGVIFATFGDAMRVPGSRKSLLQAKAEGADVRMVYSPLDALALARQNPEHEVVFFALGFETTMPSTALTILEAEAEGIANFSVFCNHITIVPTIKAILDSPDLQLDGFLGPGHVSMVIGNAPYEFIARHYRRPLVVAGFEPLDILQSIWMVLKQIKEGRAQIENQYARIVPDGGNAPALHAVSRVYELREFFEWRGLGSIDHSGVRLRPAYAAFDAERRFALPNVTIADPKSCQCGEVLKGVIKPWQCKVFGTACTPETPLGALMVSSEGACAAHYQYGGEHVQRGAA from the coding sequence ATGAAATATGTCGACGAATTCCGCGACCGCGACAAGGCGCGCAGCCTGATCCGTGAGATCGAGGCCGTGGTCGCCACCATCGAGGTGGCCAGGCACCGGCCGATCAACATCATGGAAGTGTGCGGCGGCCACACCCATTCGATCTTCCGCTACGGCCTGGAAGGCATGTTGCCCAGGCAAATCGAACTCATCCACGGGCCGGGCTGCCCGGTCTGCGTGCTACCCATGGGCCGGGTCGACGATTGCGTCGCCATCGCCGAGACGCCGGGGGTGATCTTTGCCACCTTCGGCGATGCCATGCGCGTGCCCGGCTCGCGCAAGAGCCTGCTCCAGGCCAAGGCCGAGGGCGCCGACGTGCGCATGGTCTATTCGCCCCTGGATGCCCTGGCCCTGGCCCGGCAGAACCCCGAGCACGAGGTGGTGTTCTTCGCCCTGGGCTTCGAGACCACCATGCCCTCCACCGCCCTGACCATTCTGGAGGCCGAGGCGGAGGGCATCGCCAATTTCTCGGTCTTCTGCAACCACATCACCATCGTGCCCACGATCAAGGCGATCCTGGACAGCCCGGACCTGCAGCTCGACGGTTTCCTGGGGCCGGGCCATGTCTCGATGGTGATTGGCAACGCGCCCTATGAATTCATCGCCCGGCACTATCGCCGGCCGCTGGTGGTCGCCGGCTTCGAGCCCCTGGACATATTGCAGTCGATCTGGATGGTCCTGAAGCAGATCAAGGAGGGCCGGGCGCAGATCGAGAACCAGTATGCCCGCATCGTGCCCGACGGCGGCAATGCCCCAGCCCTGCATGCGGTTTCGCGCGTCTACGAGCTGCGTGAATTCTTCGAATGGCGGGGCCTGGGCTCGATCGATCATTCGGGCGTGCGCCTGCGGCCGGCCTATGCCGCCTTCGATGCCGAACGGCGCTTCGCCCTGCCCAATGTGACCATTGCCGATCCCAAGTCGTGCCAATGCGGCGAGGTGCTGAAAGGCGTGATCAAGCCGTGGCAGTGCAAGGTTTTCGGCACCGCCTGCACGCCCGAGACGCCGCTGGGCGCCTTGATGGTGTCCTCGGAAGGCGCCTGCGCCGCGCACTACCAGTACGGCGGCGAGCACGTACAGCGGGGGGCGGCATGA
- a CDS encoding AIR synthase related protein, which yields MNVMAMPRPRPLGRLQVPTVTLAHGGGGKAMKDLIDDVFVSAFDNALLAGLEDQARIDLVALAAQGDRLAFTTDSYVVDPLFFPGGDIGKLAVCGTVNDLAVGGAVPLHLACAVIIEEGMPVDTLRRIAQSMGTTAQAAGVQIVTGDTKVVPRGCCDKLFITTTGIGVIRRA from the coding sequence ATGAACGTCATGGCGATGCCCCGGCCGCGGCCGCTGGGCCGGCTTCAGGTGCCGACGGTGACCCTGGCCCACGGCGGCGGCGGCAAGGCGATGAAGGACCTGATCGACGATGTCTTCGTGTCGGCCTTCGACAATGCCCTGCTGGCGGGCCTGGAGGACCAGGCGCGTATCGATCTGGTCGCCCTGGCGGCGCAGGGCGACCGGCTGGCCTTCACCACCGATTCCTATGTGGTCGATCCCCTGTTCTTCCCCGGCGGCGACATCGGCAAGCTGGCCGTCTGCGGCACGGTGAACGACCTCGCCGTGGGCGGCGCCGTGCCCCTGCACCTCGCCTGTGCCGTGATCATCGAGGAAGGCATGCCGGTCGACACCTTGCGCCGGATCGCCCAATCGATGGGGACGACGGCGCAGGCAGCCGGCGTGCAGATCGTCACCGGCGATACCAAGGTGGTGCCGCGCGGCTGCTGCGACAAACTGTTCATCACCACCACCGGCATCGGCGTCATCCGCCGGGCCTGA
- the hypA gene encoding hydrogenase maturation nickel metallochaperone HypA: MHELSITRNIVAIVAEAAKGRPVDRVTLEVGRLSGVMSTAIAFCFDVVAKGTALEAAQLQIKEIDGRARCHDCGDEFDTPDLYTSCPCGSHRFTRLRGEELKIKTMELREVA, translated from the coding sequence GTGCACGAGCTCAGCATCACCCGCAATATCGTCGCGATCGTGGCCGAGGCCGCGAAGGGCCGCCCGGTCGACCGGGTGACGTTGGAGGTCGGCCGGCTCAGCGGTGTGATGAGCACAGCCATCGCCTTCTGCTTCGACGTGGTGGCCAAGGGCACGGCGCTGGAAGCGGCGCAACTGCAGATCAAGGAGATCGACGGCCGTGCCCGTTGCCACGATTGCGGCGACGAGTTCGACACGCCGGATCTCTACACGTCCTGTCCCTGCGGTTCGCACCGCTTCACCCGGCTGCGGGGCGAGGAACTGAAGATAAAAACCATGGAATTGAGGGAGGTCGCCTGA
- the hypB gene encoding hydrogenase nickel incorporation protein HypB, with the protein MCAVCGCSDGATATITDLRHDGHDHVHADGTRHSHDHDHGHGHDHHHDHDHGHGHGTGTLVALETKVLAKNDALAAQNRAWLAGREILALNLVSSPGAGKTSLLERTIRDLGGALDLLVIEGDQATSNDAQRIRAAGAPVVQVNTGTGCHLEAEMIARGLAVLKPAAGAVVLIENVGNLVCPALFDLGERAKVAILSVTEGEDKPLKYPHMFKAATIMLLNKIDLLPHLDFDVARAIANALQVNPDIIVFRVSARTGEGLDAWYGWLRREALRAPEDAFAAICSGPAGVTKQMEETVS; encoded by the coding sequence ATGTGCGCTGTCTGCGGCTGCTCCGACGGAGCAACAGCCACCATTACCGACCTGCGGCACGACGGGCACGACCATGTCCATGCCGACGGCACCAGGCATAGCCACGATCACGATCATGGGCACGGCCATGATCACCACCACGATCATGACCACGGCCACGGCCACGGTACGGGCACGCTGGTCGCTCTCGAAACCAAGGTACTGGCCAAGAACGATGCCTTGGCGGCGCAGAACCGGGCCTGGCTGGCCGGGCGTGAGATCCTGGCGCTGAACCTGGTCAGTTCGCCTGGCGCCGGTAAGACCAGCCTGCTGGAACGCACCATCCGCGACCTGGGCGGCGCTCTCGACCTCTTGGTGATCGAAGGCGATCAGGCGACCTCGAACGATGCCCAGCGCATCCGTGCCGCCGGCGCGCCGGTGGTGCAGGTCAATACCGGTACCGGCTGCCATCTCGAAGCCGAGATGATCGCCCGCGGCCTCGCCGTGCTGAAGCCCGCGGCGGGGGCGGTGGTGTTGATCGAGAATGTCGGCAACCTGGTATGTCCCGCCCTATTCGACCTGGGCGAGCGGGCCAAGGTGGCCATCCTGTCGGTGACCGAGGGCGAGGACAAGCCGCTCAAGTATCCGCATATGTTCAAGGCGGCGACGATCATGCTGCTGAACAAGATCGACCTGCTGCCCCATCTCGATTTCGACGTGGCACGGGCGATTGCCAATGCCCTGCAGGTCAATCCCGACATCATCGTGTTCCGTGTTTCCGCCCGTACCGGGGAAGGGCTCGACGCCTGGTACGGCTGGCTGCGTAGAGAGGCGTTACGAGCCCCAGAGGATGCCTTTGCTGCAATCTGCAGCGGGCCGGCCGGTGTCACAAAACAGATGGAGGAAACAGTATCATGA
- a CDS encoding HupE/UreJ family protein, with protein sequence MKHTIKVAGGALLVCLVASSAYAHPGHDMGGLAHGMAHPLSGLDHILAMTMVGIYAYQQRGTQALWLLPVTFVALMAVGGALGIAGAGLPLVEIGIGLSVVALGAALALDVKLPAMIATTVIGAFAVCHGFAHGAEMTLDASGYAYASGFMLATASLHLAGIGIGASIGRLGRRLESPLVRTAGGIASLVGVGLLAGTL encoded by the coding sequence ATGAAGCACACGATCAAGGTGGCGGGCGGCGCCCTGCTGGTCTGCCTGGTCGCGAGTTCGGCCTATGCCCATCCCGGCCACGATATGGGCGGCCTCGCCCATGGCATGGCGCACCCGCTGAGCGGGCTGGACCATATCCTGGCCATGACCATGGTGGGCATCTACGCCTATCAGCAGCGCGGCACCCAGGCGCTGTGGCTGTTGCCCGTGACCTTCGTGGCACTCATGGCGGTGGGCGGTGCCTTGGGTATCGCCGGGGCCGGCCTGCCGCTGGTGGAAATCGGCATCGGCCTGTCGGTCGTGGCGTTGGGCGCAGCCTTGGCCTTGGACGTCAAGTTGCCCGCGATGATCGCGACCACCGTCATCGGCGCCTTCGCAGTCTGCCACGGCTTTGCCCACGGCGCCGAAATGACGCTGGATGCGTCGGGTTACGCCTATGCCAGCGGCTTCATGCTGGCCACCGCGTCGCTGCATCTGGCAGGTATCGGCATCGGCGCTTCCATCGGCCGGCTCGGCCGGCGGCTCGAAAGCCCGCTGGTGCGTACAGCCGGGGGCATTGCCTCGCTCGTTGGCGTCGGCCTGCTGGCCGGTACGCTGTAA
- a CDS encoding LysR family transcriptional regulator translates to MNLHNVTLRQLRALQAVIRTGSVTRAAVELHVTPSAVTMQLQQLQHLAGQPLLERHGNETVATDAGREILTAAERIEAAIADCSAMLSSLAGAEKGTVSIGVVSTAKYFAPQALAAFRRLHPGISLRLTVGNRAEILKGLQHFAIDVAIMGRPPLELDVEAEVIGDHPHLIVAPPDHPLAGQRDIPARLLAEETFLVREPGSGTRGLMERFFAKMRIDPPIAMQIDSNETIKQAVIACLGISFISGHTVGAELADGRMVALDVKGLPIVRQWYVVHLAQRRPVPAVRAIIDFLLERGGSFLPSIAATDAVDRPGHARPRQ, encoded by the coding sequence ATGAATCTTCATAATGTCACCCTGCGACAATTACGCGCGCTTCAGGCGGTGATCAGAACTGGATCGGTCACACGTGCTGCGGTGGAACTGCACGTTACCCCATCGGCTGTAACGATGCAGTTGCAGCAGCTACAGCACCTGGCCGGCCAGCCGCTGCTGGAGCGTCACGGCAATGAGACTGTCGCCACCGACGCCGGCCGCGAGATCCTGACCGCGGCGGAGCGGATCGAAGCGGCCATCGCCGATTGCTCGGCCATGCTGTCCAGTCTTGCGGGGGCGGAAAAGGGCACGGTCTCGATCGGCGTGGTCTCGACGGCCAAATACTTCGCGCCCCAGGCCCTGGCCGCCTTTCGCCGGCTTCACCCCGGCATCTCGCTGCGCCTCACCGTCGGCAACCGGGCCGAGATCCTGAAGGGCTTGCAGCATTTCGCCATCGATGTGGCGATCATGGGGCGGCCGCCGCTCGAACTCGATGTCGAGGCCGAGGTGATCGGGGATCATCCGCATCTCATCGTCGCCCCGCCCGACCACCCCCTGGCCGGCCAGCGCGACATTCCGGCCAGGCTGCTGGCCGAGGAAACCTTCCTGGTGCGCGAACCGGGCAGCGGCACCCGTGGCCTGATGGAGCGCTTCTTCGCCAAGATGCGCATTGATCCGCCGATCGCGATGCAGATCGACAGCAACGAGACGATCAAGCAGGCGGTCATCGCCTGCCTGGGCATCTCGTTCATTTCAGGTCACACGGTGGGGGCGGAATTGGCCGACGGGCGCATGGTGGCCCTGGATGTCAAGGGCCTGCCGATCGTGCGGCAATGGTATGTCGTCCATCTCGCCCAGCGCCGGCCAGTACCGGCCGTGCGCGCCATCATCGACTTCCTGCTCGAGCGCGGCGGCAGCTTCCTGCCCAGCATTGCCGCTACCGATGCGGTCGATCGGCCGGGCCATGCCCGTCCGCGCCAGTGA
- the gap gene encoding type I glyceraldehyde-3-phosphate dehydrogenase produces the protein MATRVAINGFGRIGRNILRAIIDSGRSDIEIVAINDLGFVETTAHLLRYDSIHGRFPGEVLVDRNRLIVNGAPIAVTQYLKPEELPHGAMAIDIVFECTGYFASREKSAVHLAAGAKRVLVSAPVDDADITIVYGVNHQALRSEHRIVSNASCTTNCLAPVAKVLNDAIGIDKGFMTTVHSYTNDQPSLDQMHRDLYRARAAALSMIPTATGAARAVGLVLPELKGKLDGVAIRVPTPNVSVIDLKVVTKRATSVEEVNEVIKTAAAGSLRGILAYTTAPNVSVDFNQDPASSTVALDQTKVLGGTLVRIMSWYDNEWAFSNRMNDTGAAMAKLI, from the coding sequence ATGGCGACCAGGGTGGCGATCAACGGCTTTGGCCGGATCGGACGCAATATCCTTCGGGCGATCATCGATTCCGGGCGCAGCGATATCGAGATCGTGGCGATCAACGATCTGGGTTTCGTGGAAACCACCGCGCATTTGCTGCGCTATGATTCGATCCATGGCCGCTTTCCCGGTGAAGTCCTGGTCGACCGGAACCGGTTGATCGTCAACGGCGCGCCGATCGCGGTTACCCAGTATCTGAAACCTGAAGAGTTGCCGCACGGGGCGATGGCGATCGACATCGTCTTCGAATGCACGGGCTATTTCGCCAGCCGGGAAAAATCGGCCGTGCATCTGGCCGCCGGCGCCAAGCGGGTGCTGGTGTCGGCACCGGTCGATGATGCCGACATCACCATTGTCTACGGCGTCAATCACCAGGCCCTGAGGTCGGAACATCGGATCGTCTCAAACGCTTCCTGCACCACCAACTGCCTGGCACCGGTGGCCAAGGTGCTCAACGACGCGATCGGCATCGACAAGGGCTTCATGACCACGGTGCACTCCTATACCAACGATCAGCCGTCGCTCGATCAGATGCACCGCGACCTCTATCGCGCCCGGGCCGCCGCCCTGTCCATGATTCCCACGGCGACAGGGGCCGCGCGGGCCGTCGGCCTGGTCCTGCCCGAGCTCAAGGGCAAGCTCGACGGCGTCGCCATTCGCGTGCCCACCCCCAATGTCTCGGTCATCGATCTAAAGGTCGTCACCAAGCGGGCGACCTCGGTCGAGGAGGTGAACGAGGTCATCAAGACTGCCGCCGCCGGCAGTCTGCGGGGCATTCTCGCCTATACCACCGCGCCCAACGTGTCGGTCGACTTCAACCAGGATCCCGCCTCGTCCACCGTCGCCCTGGATCAGACCAAGGTCCTGGGCGGGACGCTCGTGCGCATCATGAGCTGGTACGACAACGAATGGGCCTTTTCCAATCGGATGAACGATACCGGCGCCGCCATGGCCAAGCTGATCTGA
- a CDS encoding OmpW/AlkL family protein → MIRRALLISSVVLAAVGITSSPWAADEGPWQVRVRGLGIFPDASATVDAIPGATVDIDATVTPEIDITYFITDNIALELVAATAQVGVDLKNPDLSLGHVWVLPPSLTVQYHFAPHEVIRPYLGAGANYVVFYSADQPAGPITKVEYDNAVGFVLQVGVDIPLADHWSANIDVKKIWLSTDATVNGAIKADVDIDPVLVGVGVGYRF, encoded by the coding sequence ATGATCAGAAGAGCACTGTTGATTTCCAGCGTCGTTTTGGCGGCAGTCGGCATCACCAGCAGCCCTTGGGCTGCCGACGAGGGGCCCTGGCAGGTGCGGGTGCGGGGGCTTGGAATCTTTCCGGATGCTAGCGCAACCGTCGATGCCATTCCAGGCGCCACAGTCGATATCGACGCTACGGTAACGCCCGAAATCGACATAACCTACTTCATTACTGACAATATCGCGCTCGAACTGGTCGCGGCCACTGCTCAGGTCGGCGTCGATCTGAAGAATCCCGACCTCAGCCTTGGCCATGTCTGGGTTCTGCCACCGTCACTGACCGTGCAGTATCATTTCGCACCTCATGAGGTGATCAGACCCTATCTTGGCGCCGGTGCGAACTACGTCGTCTTCTATAGCGCCGATCAGCCGGCCGGGCCGATTACCAAAGTCGAGTACGACAACGCCGTTGGATTTGTGCTGCAGGTGGGTGTCGATATTCCATTGGCTGATCATTGGTCTGCCAATATCGACGTCAAGAAAATCTGGCTGTCGACCGATGCCACGGTAAACGGCGCGATCAAGGCCGATGTCGACATAGATCCGGTGCTAGTTGGTGTCGGCGTCGGCTATCGGTTCTAA
- a CDS encoding helix-turn-helix transcriptional regulator produces the protein MLAQAVATLRQQDGTPRSFPVRGDETGPPLIFHLVPIRREAHDLFAAAAGVLVATPVQQSGTPAASMLQGLFDLSPTEARVARKIAGGQNIEAVAAALGTSRETVRHHLKVVFQKTGTNRQAELVLLLSGAKGFTAA, from the coding sequence ATGCTGGCGCAGGCTGTGGCCACACTCCGCCAGCAGGACGGTACACCGCGCTCATTTCCGGTGCGCGGCGACGAAACCGGCCCGCCCCTCATCTTTCACCTGGTTCCCATCCGTCGCGAGGCGCACGACCTGTTCGCTGCCGCCGCAGGGGTTCTGGTGGCGACCCCCGTTCAGCAATCAGGGACTCCGGCTGCATCAATGCTGCAGGGGTTGTTCGACCTTTCGCCGACGGAGGCTCGCGTCGCCAGAAAGATCGCGGGCGGCCAGAACATAGAGGCCGTGGCTGCGGCGCTTGGAACGTCCCGAGAAACAGTGCGCCATCATCTGAAAGTCGTATTTCAAAAAACCGGAACAAACCGCCAGGCCGAGTTGGTCCTGTTGCTGTCGGGGGCCAAGGGATTCACTGCGGCCTAG